One window of the Solanum stenotomum isolate F172 chromosome 11, ASM1918654v1, whole genome shotgun sequence genome contains the following:
- the LOC125843714 gene encoding kiwellin-like has protein sequence MTKLALILSLCIIFTTFISSSNAISSCNGPCKSLNDCDGQLICIRGKCNDDPDVGTNICGGGGGGSSPSPPSTGSTPGMLTLNDFSEGGDGGGPSECDEKYHDNNERVVALTTRWYDNGSRCGKMIRIRADKNGKSVMAKVVDECDIKDGCKNNVVDGSIAVWRALGLNTDEGRVPITWSMA, from the coding sequence ATGACAAAACTAGCCTTAATTCTTTCTCTTTGCATCATTTTCACAACTTTCATCTCTTCCTCTAATGCCATTTCCTCTTGCAATGGCCCGTGCAAATCGTTAAACGATTGCGATGGGCAATTAATATGCATTAGAGGAAAATGCAACGATGACCCTGACGTTGGAACCAATATTtgtggaggaggaggaggaggaagttCTCCTTCTCCTCCGTCTACTGGTTCAACGCCAGGTATGCTAACTCTTAACGACTTTAGTGAAGGTGGAGACGGGGGTGGTCCATCAGAATGTGACGAGAAATATCATGATAACAACGAAAGAGTAGTCGCGTTGACTACTAGATGGTACGATAATGGTTCAAGGTGTGGAAAAATGATACGTATTCGGGCCGATAAAAATGGCAAGAGTGTAATGGCTAAGGTTGTGGATGAATGTGACATAAAAGATGGTTGTAAAAATAATGTAGTGGATGGTTCAATTGCTGTGTGGAGAGCTTTGGGATTGAATACTGATGAGGGAAGAGTTCCTATTACTTGGTCCATGGCCTAG
- the LOC125843709 gene encoding kiwellin-like, whose translation MSTLAFLSLIFTIFISTSNAISQCNGPCKTWDDCDGQLICINGKCNDDPNVGTKICKSNPPSVPSPTPTNTCRPSGTLNCNGVHPIYRCSPPVTSSTPAQLTLNDFSEGGDGGGPSSCDGKYHNNNERVVALSTGWFAGRSRCGKMILIRSNNGKTVTAKVVDECDSTMGCDAEHAFQSPCKNNIVDGSIAVWKALGLNTDLGIVPVTWSMV comes from the coding sequence ATGTCCACTCTAGCCtttctttcactaattttcaCCATTTTCATCTCTACTTCTAACGCCATTTCTCAATGTAACGGCCCTTGTAAAACTTGGGACGATTGTGACGGTCAATTAATTTGCATAAACGGAAAATGTAACGATGATCCTAACGTTGGTACCAAAATTTGCAAAAGTAACCCTCCTTCCGTCCCATCTCCAACTCCAACCAATACATGCCGTCCGTCTGGCACACTCAATTGCAACGGTGTACACCCAATATACCGTTGCTCGCCACCTGTCACCTCCTCAACGCCTGCTCAACTTACCCTCAACGATTTCAGTGAAGGCGGAGATGGTGGTGGTCCATCATCATGTGATGGGAAATATCATAACAATAATGAAAGAGTAGTAGCATTATCCACCGGATGGTTCGCGGGACGTTCAAGGTGTGGTAAAATGATACTAATTCGCTCTAATAATGGAAAGACCGTAACGGCTAAAGTGGTGGATGAGTGTGATTCTACTATGGGTTGTGATGCGGAACATGCTTTTCAAAGTCCATGCAAAAATAACATAGTGGATGGTTCTATTGCTGTGTGGAAAGCTTTAGGGTTAAATACAGATTTAGGTATTGTTCCTGTCACTTGGTCCATGGTTTAG